The Natrinema caseinilyticum genomic sequence GCGAAGAAGGAGCGAACGTCGTCGTTAACTACAGATCGTCGGAGGGGCCTGCACACGACGCCGTCGAAGCCATCGAAGCCAAAGGCGGGTCCGCCGTCGCGGCGAGGGCGGACGTCAGCGACCGCGCGGAGGTCGAGCACATGCTCGAGGTCTGTCACGAAGCGTTCGGCCAGTGTGACGTGCTGGTGAACAACGCCGGAATCACGGCAGACAAGCAGTTCACCGAGATGTCACGCGAGGAGTGGGACCGCGTGATGGACGTCAACCTCGGCGGCATGTTCAACTGCACCCAACTGTTCTACGACGACATCTGGAACGCGGAGGAGGGTCGACTGATAAACATCTCGAGCGTCGTCGGGAAACAGGGCAACTTCGGACAGGCGAATTACGCCGCCGCGAAAAGCGGTATGTTCGGCTTTACGCGAACGATCGCCCTC encodes the following:
- a CDS encoding beta-ketoacyl-ACP reductase encodes the protein MSMDGRTCVITGSARGIGRGIAEHLGEEGANVVVNYRSSEGPAHDAVEAIEAKGGSAVAARADVSDRAEVEHMLEVCHEAFGQCDVLVNNAGITADKQFTEMSREEWDRVMDVNLGGMFNCTQLFYDDIWNAEEGRLINISSVVGKQGNFGQANYAAAKSGMFGFTRTIALELAQGGSTANCVAPGFTATDMLESVPDSVLDRIIAGIPLERLAEVEDIAAVVRFLASEESSYVTGEVIDVNGGMDL